One region of Metallosphaera sedula DSM 5348 genomic DNA includes:
- a CDS encoding M1 family metallopeptidase: MKINSYDIHVIFNFKESTYKGTEIINLDTEDGVELDAVGLEIHSVEIDGRSADFKLEDNKVKVKTGKFSGDLRVTFSGKVRDTLVGIYRAPYNGSYMFSTQFESSHAREFIPCVDHPAYKAKFRLSVTVDRGLQVISNMPVKETREEGDQVTYVFHETPPMSTYLLYVGVGKFEEFRLQNVPEIIVATVPGKISKAKLPAEFARDFIRKYEEYYGIKYQLPKVHLIAVPEFAFGAMENWGAITFRETALLADEKSGFSNIRRVAEVVAHELAHQWFGNLVTMKWWNDLWLNESFATFMSYKIIDMLHPEWYMWGEFLLDETAGALLKDSIPTTHPIETKVNSPEEVEQIFDDISYGKGASILRMIESYIGKDEFRRGISKYLQKFSYGNAEGKDLWNSLEEASGKPVSKIMPHWVLEDGYPMVKVQIVGNQLELTQERFGLHPVPEKTYPIPITLMVNGEKKDLVMEGKSVRIEVGHVNELKVNLDKAGFYRVMYFDLGPVLASELTPEEQWGLANDYFAFLLAGKVSRDEYFKVVRSLMSAKHHLPVLELADQLSFLYAVNSQKYGEIAREFHSKQVKEWSTRQDPVGRRTYSTLAMNLSKMDPKFATSLSAQFSQYDQLDGDLKSAVAIAYAVSAGSQALDQLLTMYRQSKFDEDKTRLLNALLSMNSPHSVVNVLSMVFTGEMKKQDIIRSLQYSLFYPNVRDAVWEWIKIHSKKVAEIYQGTGIFGRVMADVIPLLGIGRVEEVERFFEANPIKGAEKGIRQGIEILKAVSRIV; the protein is encoded by the coding sequence ATGAAGATAAACTCGTACGATATTCATGTGATCTTCAATTTCAAGGAATCTACCTACAAGGGAACCGAGATCATTAACCTGGATACTGAGGACGGGGTAGAGTTAGATGCGGTAGGACTAGAGATCCACTCGGTGGAGATTGACGGAAGATCAGCTGACTTCAAACTGGAAGACAACAAGGTGAAGGTAAAAACGGGTAAGTTCTCTGGGGACCTGAGGGTAACCTTTTCAGGCAAGGTAAGGGATACCCTCGTCGGGATATACAGGGCCCCCTACAACGGAAGTTACATGTTCTCAACCCAATTTGAATCAAGTCATGCAAGGGAATTCATACCGTGCGTGGACCATCCAGCATACAAGGCCAAGTTCAGGCTATCAGTAACGGTAGATAGGGGACTACAGGTAATCTCTAACATGCCCGTTAAGGAGACCAGGGAGGAAGGGGATCAGGTTACCTACGTTTTTCACGAAACTCCTCCCATGTCTACTTACCTTCTATACGTGGGAGTGGGTAAATTCGAGGAATTTAGATTGCAAAACGTTCCCGAGATAATCGTTGCCACAGTTCCAGGAAAGATTAGCAAGGCGAAGTTACCGGCTGAGTTTGCGAGGGATTTCATCAGGAAATATGAAGAGTATTATGGCATAAAGTACCAACTACCTAAGGTTCATCTCATTGCGGTTCCAGAGTTCGCCTTTGGCGCAATGGAGAACTGGGGCGCGATCACCTTTAGGGAAACTGCCCTTCTCGCAGACGAAAAATCTGGCTTCTCCAACATTAGACGCGTAGCCGAGGTAGTAGCACATGAGCTGGCCCATCAATGGTTTGGGAATTTAGTTACCATGAAATGGTGGAACGATCTATGGCTCAATGAGAGCTTTGCCACGTTCATGAGCTACAAGATAATAGACATGTTACATCCAGAATGGTACATGTGGGGGGAGTTCCTACTGGACGAGACTGCTGGTGCACTCCTGAAGGATTCCATTCCCACTACCCATCCCATTGAGACCAAGGTGAATTCTCCGGAGGAGGTTGAACAAATCTTTGACGATATAAGCTATGGGAAGGGTGCGTCAATCCTGAGAATGATAGAGTCCTACATTGGCAAGGATGAATTCAGAAGGGGGATTTCCAAGTACTTGCAGAAGTTCAGTTACGGAAACGCCGAGGGAAAAGACCTATGGAACAGCTTGGAGGAGGCTTCTGGTAAGCCAGTCTCCAAGATAATGCCCCACTGGGTATTGGAGGATGGATACCCCATGGTTAAGGTTCAGATAGTCGGCAACCAGCTTGAACTTACACAGGAGAGGTTTGGACTTCACCCTGTTCCAGAAAAGACCTATCCCATACCCATAACTCTCATGGTCAACGGAGAGAAGAAAGACCTAGTTATGGAAGGGAAGAGCGTCAGAATCGAGGTGGGCCACGTAAACGAGCTCAAGGTTAACTTGGATAAGGCCGGATTCTACAGGGTCATGTACTTTGATCTGGGACCTGTCCTGGCATCCGAGCTAACACCTGAGGAGCAATGGGGCTTAGCCAACGATTATTTCGCTTTCCTCCTTGCAGGTAAGGTGTCCCGGGATGAGTACTTCAAGGTAGTGAGGAGTTTAATGAGCGCTAAGCATCACCTCCCCGTTCTAGAGCTTGCTGACCAGCTCTCCTTTTTGTATGCCGTAAATAGCCAGAAGTACGGGGAGATAGCGAGGGAGTTCCATTCCAAGCAGGTAAAGGAGTGGAGTACTAGGCAGGATCCAGTGGGTAGAAGGACTTACTCCACGCTGGCCATGAACCTCTCAAAGATGGATCCCAAGTTTGCTACATCCCTTTCAGCCCAATTCAGCCAGTATGACCAACTTGACGGGGACCTGAAGAGCGCGGTTGCAATAGCCTATGCCGTGTCCGCAGGATCGCAAGCGCTTGATCAACTCTTGACCATGTATAGACAGTCAAAGTTTGATGAGGATAAGACCAGGCTCCTCAATGCGTTGCTTTCCATGAATTCCCCACACTCGGTAGTTAACGTCCTTAGTATGGTCTTCACCGGGGAGATGAAAAAACAGGACATCATCAGGTCTCTCCAGTACTCATTATTCTATCCCAACGTTAGAGATGCCGTATGGGAATGGATAAAGATACACTCCAAGAAGGTTGCGGAGATCTACCAGGGGACCGGAATATTCGGCAGAGTTATGGCAGATGTAATACCTCTCCTCGGGATAGGCAGGGTAGAGGAAGTGGAGAGATTCTTCGAGGCCAATCCAATAAAGGGTGCGGAAAAAGGGATAAGACAGGGAATAGAGATTCTCAAGGCCGTTTCAAGGATTGTATAG
- a CDS encoding RsmB/NOP family class I SAM-dependent RNA methyltransferase — translation MRALKYLNSSSLESSFKRGIKEVGESVPGCFETYRNVVWALPHVKRIYPLVDPSSLEAVEIALTLGPDPFSLPKWILDRVRPLLGDEGLRNLLRRKTWVRINTLKKGLQEILDELKGKGYSFVPDRDFNYLVEWIFPQISSIPEFRQGLLIPQDKASVMVVNVLDPKPEETILEIGGAPGTKTSLIQQLTHNKSYVISVDISARRVEAQRRLLAKWGVSNVELVIADATELKVTHADKVLVDAPCSNSGTMNVDPSIPLRLTKAELLKLVRIQKMILKRAVSLGVPVVYSTCSLFPEEGEKQVEEFSRYLVKITDDPLHMGYRKSKVWMRVMRTYPHLDYSEGFFISKIEPSPS, via the coding sequence GTGAGGGCCCTGAAATATCTAAATTCGTCTTCCCTCGAATCCAGTTTCAAGAGGGGCATTAAGGAAGTTGGCGAAAGCGTCCCTGGATGCTTCGAAACCTATCGGAATGTGGTTTGGGCCTTACCGCACGTGAAGCGCATCTACCCTTTAGTGGATCCGAGCTCGCTAGAGGCAGTGGAGATAGCCCTTACCCTAGGCCCTGATCCCTTCTCCCTTCCAAAATGGATTCTCGATAGGGTAAGGCCTTTACTCGGGGACGAGGGCCTGCGAAATCTCTTGAGGAGGAAAACGTGGGTCAGAATAAACACCCTAAAGAAAGGTTTACAGGAAATTCTAGATGAGCTGAAGGGGAAGGGGTACTCCTTCGTACCCGACCGAGACTTCAATTACCTTGTGGAATGGATCTTCCCCCAGATCTCCTCCATTCCCGAGTTCAGGCAGGGACTCCTGATACCTCAGGACAAGGCTAGCGTCATGGTGGTTAATGTTCTAGATCCCAAACCTGAGGAAACTATCCTGGAGATAGGCGGGGCGCCTGGTACAAAGACCTCTCTTATACAACAGCTCACACACAACAAATCCTACGTTATCTCGGTGGACATATCCGCGAGGAGGGTAGAGGCTCAGAGAAGGCTTCTTGCTAAGTGGGGTGTAAGTAACGTTGAGCTTGTGATCGCTGATGCAACGGAGCTGAAGGTTACTCACGCAGATAAGGTCCTCGTAGATGCTCCTTGTAGCAACTCCGGAACTATGAACGTCGATCCATCCATACCTCTACGTCTAACCAAGGCGGAACTCCTTAAACTGGTCAGGATTCAGAAAATGATATTGAAAAGAGCCGTCTCGCTTGGCGTTCCTGTGGTGTACTCCACATGCTCATTATTCCCAGAGGAGGGGGAAAAACAGGTGGAGGAATTCTCGAGATACCTAGTTAAGATAACTGACGATCCCCTACACATGGGTTATAGAAAGTCAAAGGTATGGATGAGGGTCATGAGGACCTATCCTCACTTGGACTATTCTGAAGGTTTCTTCATCTCTAAGATAGAGCCTAGCCCATCCTAG
- the mcu7 gene encoding DNA-binding protein Mcu7, with translation MATKIKFKYKGQDLEVDISKVKKVWKVGKMVSFTYDDNGKTGRGAVSEKDAPKELLNMIGKK, from the coding sequence ATGGCAACCAAAATAAAGTTCAAGTATAAGGGTCAAGATCTAGAGGTAGACATAAGCAAAGTAAAGAAGGTCTGGAAAGTAGGCAAGATGGTGTCCTTCACCTACGACGACAACGGCAAGACCGGAAGGGGAGCCGTTAGCGAGAAGGACGCCCCTAAGGAACTACTGAACATGATAGGCAAGAAGTAA
- a CDS encoding HAD family hydrolase has translation MILDLDGTLATTALLHKEAWELAMKRLGINANVNLDLLMGKRTLDIAKTLAGERYQELFEVKNDIFDELVARKAMPLPCAREMVERARSKGYSIAVVTSSLRRSASKSLGAIGVTPDLLIAGDDVEKGKPDPFPVVLALQRLRALPEVSVGVGDTLHDFHAFKGAGLGRIFILKGELGLDLSWIASQGAALVDSPCNVIKALDL, from the coding sequence ATGATACTTGACCTTGACGGAACTCTCGCCACAACAGCCCTTCTTCACAAGGAAGCTTGGGAACTGGCCATGAAAAGGTTGGGAATTAACGCAAACGTAAATCTTGATCTGCTCATGGGAAAGAGGACTCTGGACATAGCGAAAACTCTAGCTGGTGAAAGGTACCAGGAGCTTTTCGAGGTTAAAAATGACATATTTGATGAGCTGGTAGCAAGGAAGGCGATGCCTTTGCCCTGTGCTAGGGAGATGGTTGAAAGGGCAAGATCAAAGGGATATTCCATAGCTGTGGTTACCTCGTCACTGAGAAGGTCAGCCTCTAAGAGTTTAGGGGCTATAGGCGTGACCCCAGATTTACTAATAGCTGGGGACGACGTGGAAAAGGGCAAGCCCGATCCCTTCCCAGTTGTTTTGGCACTCCAAAGGCTTAGAGCATTGCCTGAGGTTAGCGTGGGAGTAGGTGATACACTTCACGATTTTCACGCGTTTAAGGGAGCAGGTCTTGGTAGGATCTTCATTCTGAAGGGAGAGTTGGGCTTGGATCTGTCTTGGATAGCGAGTCAGGGAGCCGCTCTTGTGGATAGTCCCTGCAACGTGATTAAAGCCCTTGATTTGTGA
- a CDS encoding DUF790 family protein produces the protein MLPSELARFRIYGDVIYPSFAGEREVELVKEMIPFYKVGITYGEVEENVKLMERMYGKTTQGAKLVRGLHRVISRYLTLSGESPVDPRKIREELFAKGPALTPEERERRLREVSERLGVDAERFMFGDMDESKVISRVEIPPPEDIVKEYNLSLLQTILFRSYKVTLTTEGNWKELLRTVKRLGLMYTAYSNPVRIEVMGPYTLLKPSEKYGRNLAILVPYVIGTGGWSIEAEIILGKRKRRVYQMKVSNNEWIGGRPEQGKLFDSSVEEDFYWNFRGTIKDWKLEREPGPLVVNGRIFLPDFLAIKDEIRVYLEVVGFWTEEYLREKVKKLQGTQALVIPIVSEELGSGKIGDLPVITFKRKIDPTKVYRVLREIEQSLPTKKVEYELDGSDVISIKELAMKYGISENLLRKNLREFPGYVLLKNYYVSQKLMEQLSRENFSGRKLQEVVKERGDFITEVLDKLGYKIKWINIADAVITK, from the coding sequence GTGCTACCAAGTGAACTTGCCAGGTTCAGGATTTACGGAGACGTTATCTATCCCTCATTCGCTGGGGAAAGGGAAGTTGAACTAGTCAAGGAGATGATTCCCTTCTATAAGGTTGGGATCACGTACGGTGAGGTTGAGGAGAACGTAAAACTCATGGAAAGGATGTACGGTAAGACGACTCAGGGAGCTAAGCTGGTGAGAGGTCTTCATAGGGTCATCTCGAGGTACCTTACCCTATCTGGTGAATCTCCCGTGGATCCCAGGAAGATAAGGGAGGAGCTCTTTGCTAAGGGACCTGCCCTGACTCCAGAGGAAAGGGAAAGGAGACTAAGGGAGGTAAGCGAAAGGCTAGGGGTAGACGCTGAGAGGTTCATGTTTGGGGATATGGATGAGAGCAAGGTAATCTCCAGGGTTGAGATACCGCCTCCGGAGGACATAGTTAAGGAGTATAACCTTTCCCTACTGCAGACAATACTTTTCAGGTCGTACAAGGTAACCTTGACCACTGAGGGGAACTGGAAGGAACTTCTGAGAACTGTAAAGAGACTTGGGTTGATGTATACTGCGTACTCTAACCCCGTGAGGATAGAGGTGATGGGTCCCTATACCCTTCTGAAGCCCTCAGAGAAATACGGAAGGAATCTGGCTATCCTGGTTCCTTACGTGATTGGGACTGGAGGATGGAGCATTGAGGCTGAAATCATTCTAGGAAAGAGGAAGAGAAGGGTTTACCAGATGAAGGTAAGCAACAACGAATGGATTGGAGGAAGGCCAGAACAGGGAAAGCTCTTTGATAGTTCAGTGGAGGAGGACTTCTACTGGAACTTCAGGGGAACAATCAAGGATTGGAAACTGGAAAGGGAACCTGGACCGCTCGTGGTCAACGGCAGGATATTCCTCCCCGATTTCCTAGCTATCAAGGACGAGATAAGGGTCTACCTTGAGGTTGTGGGCTTTTGGACAGAGGAATACCTGAGGGAGAAGGTTAAGAAGCTTCAGGGAACTCAAGCTCTCGTTATACCCATTGTGAGTGAGGAACTTGGATCCGGGAAGATAGGCGATTTACCAGTTATTACTTTTAAGAGAAAGATTGATCCAACCAAAGTTTACCGTGTTTTAAGGGAAATTGAGCAGTCGCTCCCAACTAAGAAGGTTGAATATGAGCTAGATGGGAGTGACGTAATATCCATAAAGGAGCTGGCGATGAAGTATGGTATCTCTGAGAATCTCCTCCGAAAAAATCTGAGGGAATTTCCAGGTTACGTTCTTCTCAAAAACTACTACGTAAGCCAGAAGCTTATGGAACAACTCTCCAGGGAGAATTTTTCAGGTAGAAAACTTCAGGAAGTCGTGAAGGAGAGAGGAGATTTCATAACCGAGGTCTTGGATAAGCTAGGATATAAGATAAAGTGGATAAACATTGCAGACGCGGTGATCACAAAGTGA
- a CDS encoding DEAD/DEAH box helicase family protein, translated as MVHLKYFRGLLISDHYAPSLSWNEEFKAYIAPAYRYYQVLEYFRQGGIEVKDEVMDPIPFPLVKDSLKLRDYQERAMKAWMAKKRGVLVLPTGAGKTALGIKAIANLRVATLVVVPTIELLHQWGDRIRESLGVEPGIVGGGEENIQGITVITYDSAYTKVEKLGNRFPLVIFDEVHHLPSTGYINIGELMASPYRMGLTATPEREDGRHVLLREVVGPILIRLSPSQLAGKYLAEFKVEKIYVELTPEEREIYEKLRNRFTSFLRKRKIRMAGPRDFQRFIFMAGRDKEAREALLAWNESLRLAVNSESKLIKLREILKERANEKIIIFTRDVDMAYRVSREFLVPAVTYLTSKDERQDILSKFKNGDYKVIVASNVFDEGVDVPDASVGIVLGGYGTSRQMMQRLGRILRKKEGKVATLIEIVTKGTTDHNLSRRRSSATK; from the coding sequence TTGGTACATCTGAAATATTTTAGGGGTCTGCTCATCTCCGATCACTACGCGCCATCACTGAGTTGGAACGAGGAGTTTAAGGCTTACATTGCCCCAGCCTACAGGTATTATCAGGTGCTTGAGTACTTCCGACAGGGAGGGATAGAGGTAAAGGATGAGGTAATGGACCCCATCCCCTTTCCTCTCGTGAAGGACTCCCTGAAACTTAGGGATTATCAGGAAAGGGCCATGAAGGCTTGGATGGCCAAGAAGAGGGGAGTCTTGGTATTACCCACGGGTGCAGGTAAAACGGCCTTGGGCATAAAGGCTATTGCCAATCTTAGGGTGGCAACGCTCGTAGTGGTTCCCACGATAGAGTTACTTCATCAGTGGGGTGATAGGATTAGGGAGTCCCTGGGCGTTGAACCGGGAATTGTGGGAGGAGGAGAGGAGAACATTCAGGGAATTACCGTGATTACCTACGATTCTGCCTACACAAAGGTGGAGAAGCTGGGTAACAGGTTTCCTCTCGTAATATTTGATGAGGTGCATCATCTCCCCTCAACAGGTTACATTAACATAGGGGAGTTGATGGCCTCGCCTTACAGGATGGGACTAACTGCTACTCCGGAGAGGGAAGATGGTAGGCATGTCCTCCTGAGGGAGGTAGTGGGTCCCATCCTAATCAGGCTCTCTCCATCACAGCTAGCAGGGAAGTACCTGGCAGAGTTCAAGGTCGAGAAGATTTATGTGGAGCTAACCCCGGAGGAGAGGGAAATTTACGAGAAGCTAAGGAACAGGTTTACCTCCTTTCTAAGAAAGAGAAAAATAAGGATGGCCGGCCCTAGGGACTTTCAGAGATTCATCTTCATGGCTGGAAGGGATAAGGAAGCTAGGGAGGCTCTACTGGCCTGGAACGAGTCATTGAGGCTTGCTGTGAACTCGGAAAGTAAACTGATCAAGTTAAGGGAGATCCTGAAGGAACGCGCCAATGAGAAGATCATCATCTTCACAAGGGATGTGGACATGGCCTACAGGGTCTCTAGGGAGTTCTTGGTTCCCGCGGTTACCTACCTCACGTCGAAGGACGAAAGGCAGGACATCCTTTCCAAGTTCAAGAACGGTGATTACAAGGTGATAGTTGCATCCAATGTCTTTGATGAAGGTGTAGACGTTCCCGACGCAAGTGTGGGTATAGTTTTAGGCGGTTACGGAACATCTAGGCAGATGATGCAAAGGTTAGGGAGGATCTTGAGGAAAAAAGAGGGAAAGGTTGCCACTCTCATAGAGATTGTGACCAAGGGTACCACTGATCATAACTTGAGCAGGAGGAGATCCAGTGCTACCAAGTGA
- a CDS encoding MBL fold metallo-hydrolase, with protein MKIEPIAFESLGVRSQATLVETKDVRILIDPAVSLAPRRYGLPPHRIEVDTLVELAKKITEKAREADVLIVTHYHYDHHDPGYVVPKEIYRDKVVLVKNPESYINPSQGKVRAPKFLRAIKGLPKEISYADGKEYRFGNTRILVSHPVPHGADVRLGYVIQVFIKDGDSSVLFTSDVEGVPSEEHVKFTLDTKPNFLVIDGPLSYLVGRALTEDQLQVSVKNMERLAKSGLETMVVDHHVLRDLKYREVLSGLYDVAKSSGVKVTTAAEILGRETLQLEAKRRELFAQDNSPAKIPRNLASLLRIDQEG; from the coding sequence ATGAAAATAGAGCCAATAGCATTTGAGAGTCTAGGGGTTAGGTCACAGGCAACACTTGTGGAGACTAAGGACGTGAGAATTCTCATAGACCCCGCAGTGTCTCTAGCTCCTAGGAGATATGGGCTACCTCCCCATAGGATCGAGGTTGATACCCTTGTGGAACTTGCCAAGAAAATTACGGAGAAGGCCAGGGAGGCAGACGTATTGATAGTAACGCACTACCATTACGATCATCACGATCCAGGCTACGTCGTTCCAAAGGAGATATACAGGGATAAGGTGGTCCTGGTCAAGAACCCTGAGTCCTACATTAACCCAAGTCAGGGCAAGGTCAGGGCACCTAAGTTCCTGAGGGCGATAAAGGGCCTGCCCAAGGAGATATCTTACGCAGACGGCAAGGAATACAGGTTCGGTAATACTAGAATCCTGGTCTCGCATCCAGTTCCGCATGGAGCTGACGTGAGGCTGGGTTACGTTATCCAAGTTTTCATTAAGGATGGTGACTCCTCTGTCCTCTTCACTTCTGACGTCGAGGGAGTCCCTAGTGAGGAGCATGTAAAGTTCACCCTTGACACCAAGCCCAACTTCCTTGTTATAGATGGACCCCTCAGTTACCTGGTTGGCAGAGCCCTTACCGAGGATCAGTTACAGGTCTCGGTGAAGAACATGGAGAGGTTAGCGAAATCAGGGCTGGAAACCATGGTAGTGGATCATCACGTTCTCAGGGACCTAAAATATAGGGAGGTACTCTCAGGGTTGTATGACGTAGCGAAATCCTCTGGAGTAAAGGTGACCACGGCCGCTGAAATACTGGGGAGGGAGACCCTTCAGTTGGAGGCCAAAAGAAGGGAGCTCTTCGCCCAGGATAACTCACCTGCTAAAATACCCAGAAACCTTGCCTCGCTTCTCAGAATAGACCAGGAGGGATAG
- a CDS encoding VIT1/CCC1 transporter family protein gives MRVMEPKEVQHRTEEADVFRTKVFGVQDGLIGVGSIALGAAGFSHDSLLVLVTGLIATIAQAFSMGVGEFISTRVRMQVFNNEIKKEDYEIQNFPEKEKGELITFYEEKGFSREEAEKIADILMRNKDVVLNEMMIHELKIFPEEFERPAKLGLIMAIYLVIGGVIPLVPFGIDLMFKIGFDVAVVLSVALILITLSVFGSASTKYTGLPKWRGAMEQIATGLLALIGSYLAGYALSLVFTIPPGLF, from the coding sequence ATGAGGGTTATGGAACCTAAGGAGGTACAGCATAGGACAGAAGAGGCTGACGTATTCAGAACCAAGGTCTTCGGCGTTCAAGATGGATTAATAGGGGTAGGAAGCATTGCCCTTGGCGCAGCTGGTTTCTCCCACGATTCGCTTCTTGTCCTGGTTACTGGCCTCATAGCTACAATAGCGCAGGCCTTTTCTATGGGCGTGGGTGAGTTCATCTCCACCAGGGTGAGAATGCAGGTGTTCAACAACGAGATAAAGAAGGAAGATTACGAGATCCAAAATTTTCCAGAGAAGGAAAAAGGCGAACTGATCACCTTCTACGAGGAAAAGGGATTCTCTAGGGAAGAGGCCGAGAAAATAGCTGATATACTCATGAGGAACAAGGATGTGGTACTTAACGAAATGATGATTCATGAATTGAAGATCTTTCCAGAGGAATTTGAGAGACCGGCTAAGCTTGGGTTAATCATGGCTATCTACCTTGTGATAGGCGGTGTAATACCCCTAGTTCCCTTTGGAATAGACTTGATGTTCAAGATAGGTTTCGATGTGGCTGTGGTTTTGTCGGTGGCTCTCATTCTGATAACGCTCAGCGTGTTTGGTTCCGCATCGACTAAGTACACTGGTTTACCCAAGTGGAGAGGGGCGATGGAACAGATAGCCACAGGGCTCCTAGCCTTGATAGGAAGTTACTTGGCGGGATACGCGCTTTCCCTGGTATTTACTATCCCTCCTGGTCTATTCTGA
- a CDS encoding AAA-associated domain-containing protein, whose protein sequence is MNVISSDARIADLLGLLSILQNIFGGKADLYQIEKEMEVDVDDLMPIVYAANSMGFATVGEGDIIITDKGAEFLKSNIRRRKEILKESLVKTEPFMTAVELGEFTLDTLMEALEKKGVQAYNKPEGKYELQLILLEWGVYSGLISRVDEDTYKVNYDKS, encoded by the coding sequence ATGAACGTAATTAGCTCCGATGCTAGAATAGCGGATCTCCTTGGATTACTTTCGATTCTCCAGAATATATTTGGTGGAAAGGCAGACCTATATCAAATAGAGAAGGAGATGGAGGTAGACGTAGACGACCTAATGCCCATTGTTTATGCAGCGAACTCCATGGGCTTTGCCACCGTGGGTGAGGGTGACATCATCATAACGGACAAGGGTGCAGAGTTTCTTAAGTCCAACATCAGAAGAAGGAAGGAGATTCTCAAGGAGAGCTTGGTTAAGACCGAGCCCTTCATGACCGCAGTTGAACTCGGAGAGTTCACGCTAGACACCCTCATGGAGGCCCTGGAAAAGAAGGGAGTTCAGGCGTACAATAAGCCTGAAGGAAAGTATGAACTTCAATTGATTCTGCTTGAATGGGGTGTGTACTCGGGATTGATCTCCAGGGTAGATGAAGATACATATAAGGTGAACTACGATAAATCGTAA
- a CDS encoding APC family permease, which translates to MASLSKRLKIRESSLPAYLVFSQSLASIAPLSSTAAYLTATLLLAGTSSGIASILGVLMYSLWVYVGYQLSRFFPSEGGTYTFSRHMYPERVATILGWMYWGSYMFYLISTSTYATGVLLPLLGAPISIDRLMEVVLPSAIVLLMITGIRPPLYYSLVTSLVEIAVIVVLGITVIAHRGLSLVPLTPSAGLSQVLSGAMATSFSIAGGGAAFFLGKEARGKGKTVSKSYLLAFLLASGAIVFSSIYLVTAGGSTQGVENLANTGFPGLTVANQYMGESFASAMLLLTVNSLIGSLIAAYVALSRLTFSLLRTDLPKSTLIVGSLFLGINGVIAGLGNLVQWYQYFFLGSLTALFITHASLSLGLPKIRNKLALSLLKSFPGILSALLMMVGLYSIYLEVGEELVVGILACIVLVMVGVIQGLISRRGEGKSNIS; encoded by the coding sequence ATGGCTAGCCTATCCAAAAGGCTCAAAATAAGGGAATCCTCGCTACCTGCCTACCTAGTTTTCAGTCAGTCCTTGGCATCCATTGCTCCTCTAAGCTCGACGGCGGCTTACCTAACAGCTACTCTTCTCCTGGCTGGAACCTCTAGTGGTATTGCCTCAATACTGGGCGTGTTGATGTACTCCCTTTGGGTCTATGTGGGATATCAGCTCTCGAGGTTTTTCCCATCTGAGGGAGGGACCTACACCTTTTCTAGACATATGTACCCTGAAAGGGTTGCAACTATTCTGGGATGGATGTACTGGGGGAGTTACATGTTTTACCTGATATCTACCTCAACTTACGCTACCGGAGTGCTTCTCCCTCTTCTAGGAGCACCGATTTCCATAGACCGGTTAATGGAGGTTGTGCTTCCATCAGCTATAGTACTGCTCATGATTACCGGGATCAGGCCACCGCTTTACTATAGTCTAGTAACTTCACTGGTGGAGATTGCCGTAATCGTGGTTCTGGGCATAACGGTGATTGCACATAGGGGGCTTTCCCTAGTCCCGTTAACGCCCTCCGCGGGACTGTCTCAGGTGTTAAGCGGGGCCATGGCCACCTCTTTCTCGATAGCTGGTGGTGGTGCTGCCTTCTTCCTAGGGAAGGAGGCCAGAGGAAAGGGAAAGACTGTAAGCAAGTCTTACCTGTTGGCATTTCTCCTTGCCTCCGGAGCCATAGTGTTCTCCTCGATTTACCTCGTAACAGCTGGAGGTTCAACTCAGGGAGTTGAAAACCTAGCCAATACTGGCTTTCCCGGTCTTACTGTCGCGAATCAGTACATGGGAGAATCCTTTGCCTCAGCTATGCTACTACTTACTGTGAATAGTTTAATTGGTTCTCTAATTGCAGCCTACGTGGCCTTATCTAGACTGACCTTTTCCCTGCTTAGAACTGACTTACCAAAGTCTACCCTTATTGTGGGTTCCCTCTTCCTGGGAATCAACGGGGTAATAGCTGGGCTGGGGAATCTAGTACAGTGGTATCAATACTTTTTCCTGGGCTCGTTAACCGCACTCTTCATCACACATGCCTCGCTTTCCCTAGGCCTTCCCAAGATCAGGAATAAGCTAGCCTTAAGCCTTCTCAAGTCCTTTCCGGGGATTCTCTCAGCCCTTCTCATGATGGTAGGCCTTTACTCCATTTACCTTGAGGTTGGAGAGGAACTGGTTGTGGGGATCTTAGCGTGTATAGTTCTCGTCATGGTAGGAGTGATTCAGGGCCTAATATCCCGAAGAGGGGAGGGAAAGAGTAATATTTCATGA